The genomic window TATGTTCTTCGTACTGAACTCACGAAAAGATGAGAGGTTCTTCGGTTGTGGGGAGCAATTTTCATACTTAAATCTTAAAGGGCGTAACTTCCCTATATGGACATCAGAACCAGGAGTCGGTCGAGATCGGAACACGTTAATCACATTCCAGGCAGATCAAATAGGAATCGGTGGTGGTGATTATTATACGACGAATTATCCACAGCCTACTTTTATATCAGACTCTAAATATATCTTTCATATGGATACGTCTTACTATAGTGACTTTGATTTTTCAGACGATGAGTCGACACAGATTTGTGTATGGGGAAAACCAAATTCAATATGCATTGAATCGGGTACATCATTCCTTAATATGATTGACATTGTCACGGAGAGCTTTGGTACGCAACCTATGTTACCTGACTGGTTACTAGATGGTGTAACTATCGGGATGCAAGGTGGGACCGATGTGGTGTATGAAAAGGTTAAACAGGCTAAGCAATACGGCATTAATGTTAATGCTGTGTGGTGTCAGGATTGGGTAGGCAAAAAGATCACATCCTTTGGAAAGAGATTGTTCTGGAAGTGGGAGAAGAGTGATGAAGCTTATCCTGAGTTTGAGAGATTATTAGATGATTTAGCAAAAGACAATATCCGCTTCATGGCATATATCAATCCGTATTTGTTAGAAGGAACAGATTTGTTTAATTATGCTTTGGAACATGAATTTTTTATTAAAAATTCCGAAGGTGAAGCTTACATTGCTGATTTCGGTGAATTCTTCTGTGGAACAATGGATTTTACAAACCCTGAAGCAATGGCATGGTACAAGCAAATTATTAAAAAGAACATGATTGATTTAGGTATTAGCGGCTGGATGGCTGACTTTGGTGAGTATATTCCAGTAGATGCGGTATTTTACAATGGCAAAACGGGACGTGAAATGCACAATGAGTATCCTGCTCTTTGGGCAAGATGCAACTACGAGGCGGTTGAAGAAAGCGGTAAGTTAGGTGAGATTGTCTACTTTATGCGTGCCGGAGGCGTAGGGAATGCAAAATATTGCACTCTAATGTGGGCTGGTGACCAAAGCGTTGATTTTACTATCCATGACGGTGTGGCGTCAACGATACCGGCAGCAATATCATTAGGACTTCTTGGAAATGGACTCACACATTTTGATATTGGAGGGTATACGTCTCTGTTTGGAAACGTACGTACAGAGGAGCTTATGCTGAGATCTCTAGAGTATGCTGTATTTACTCCTTACATGAGAACGCATGAAGGGAACAGACCAGATGAGAACTTCCAATACGATCAAAGTGATAACTGCTTAAAGCAATTTGCTGTATTTTCACATTTGAGAACAAAGTTATTGCCATATATCAAACACGTCATAGAGGAAAATGCAACAAAAGGTATAGGAGCTATTCGACCATTGTTCATGCACTATGATGATGAAGCTAGCTTGGATATAGCTTATGAATATCTGTTTGGACGAGATTTACTTGTTGCTCCCGTTTACGAGGCAAATGTTACAGAGTGGGAAGTGTATTTGCCTGAAGACGAATGGATTCACTTATTTAGCAAACAAAGCTATAGCGGTGGAACGGTAACGGTCCCGGCTGAGCTTGGTAATATACCTGTATTTTATAGAAAAGATTCATCGTTCAGAACATTATTTGACTCTATAACAAAATAAAAAGCTCAGTAAGGAGAATAGTGATGAAATACTTTTTGGATAGTGCCAAGTTAGATGAAATTAATTACGCATATGAATATTTAGGTATTGATGGTGTGACGACAAACCCTAAGCATATTAAATTAAGCGGCAAACCGTTCAAAACTGTGATTAAAGAAATGTCGGATTGGGTTAAAGAGAAAGGTATTGAAGGAAAGGACAAGTTTCCTATCTCAATCGAAATTAATCCTCATTTAGACAAATGGGAAGACATGTATGCGGAAGGTAAGGAATATGCAGCTATATGTGAAAACTTTATTATCAAAATTCCGTGTACAGAACAAGGCATTATAGCGGCAAGAAAGCTAGAGCTTGAGGGTGTAAGAACGAATGTCACATTAGTATTTTCAACGTCTCAGGCTATAATGCCAGGTAAAATAAATTCGATGTTCGTTTCACCGTTTGTTGGTTGGAAAGAAAACAATGGTGACGATTGTGCTCAGTATATTCAAGAGATCGTGGATGTGTACA from Bacillus sp. HMF5848 includes these protein-coding regions:
- a CDS encoding transaldolase family protein; this translates as MKYFLDSAKLDEINYAYEYLGIDGVTTNPKHIKLSGKPFKTVIKEMSDWVKEKGIEGKDKFPISIEINPHLDKWEDMYAEGKEYAAICENFIIKIPCTEQGIIAARKLELEGVRTNVTLVFSTSQAIMPGKINSMFVSPFVGWKENNGDDCAQYIQEIVDVYKTYNFKTEIIVAALRNGKQIKDAAVAGAHIVTCGLQIYKDAMEHPFSTYGLSVFRNAWDETAKE
- a CDS encoding alpha-glucosidase produces the protein MELVKKGNSFSVYSNGVAVIEHRENSPFMYVGIGKETIKQHYGDFKINDKTIEKVPLKHVEFNGDLVTFSNCDYKVQLRMTVQDNRFVIDEIETDDNINRMFFVLNSRKDERFFGCGEQFSYLNLKGRNFPIWTSEPGVGRDRNTLITFQADQIGIGGGDYYTTNYPQPTFISDSKYIFHMDTSYYSDFDFSDDESTQICVWGKPNSICIESGTSFLNMIDIVTESFGTQPMLPDWLLDGVTIGMQGGTDVVYEKVKQAKQYGINVNAVWCQDWVGKKITSFGKRLFWKWEKSDEAYPEFERLLDDLAKDNIRFMAYINPYLLEGTDLFNYALEHEFFIKNSEGEAYIADFGEFFCGTMDFTNPEAMAWYKQIIKKNMIDLGISGWMADFGEYIPVDAVFYNGKTGREMHNEYPALWARCNYEAVEESGKLGEIVYFMRAGGVGNAKYCTLMWAGDQSVDFTIHDGVASTIPAAISLGLLGNGLTHFDIGGYTSLFGNVRTEELMLRSLEYAVFTPYMRTHEGNRPDENFQYDQSDNCLKQFAVFSHLRTKLLPYIKHVIEENATKGIGAIRPLFMHYDDEASLDIAYEYLFGRDLLVAPVYEANVTEWEVYLPEDEWIHLFSKQSYSGGTVTVPAELGNIPVFYRKDSSFRTLFDSITK